The following coding sequences are from one Epinephelus fuscoguttatus linkage group LG5, E.fuscoguttatus.final_Chr_v1 window:
- the slc19a3b gene encoding solute carrier family 19 member 3b — protein sequence MGRWAKLKSSGWTYPTAVLSLYGFFANCRVAEPFLTPYLIGPHKNISEEVVTNYLFPIWTYSYLAFLFPVFLLTDFLRYKPVIVIQGLFLVTNYILLCFVPGLPAMVFLQVNYAVVTSTEVAYFSYIYSMIPVEHYQRATGYLRSAMLAGYTLGASLGQVLISLAGVDYFYINTITLGIVSMAFLVSFWLPMPQRSLFFKGKEAAAVGSQSQQEGALGADGIEEPVRDKDEVGSVKEKMEHNGSAGWCSRKSAANAGRLLWQSFRESYSSRNLIYWSLWWALATAGYVQVFNYIQLMWDHIEPSATSSIYNGGVEAACSLVGAAAAFSVGYIKVTWAVWGELALGLFSAVGTGAVFLMAFTSSIWTCYAGYVIFKSCYMLLITITTFQIASNLSMECYALTFGINTFVALSLQTIITGIVVDEAALGLDIVTQFIIYGSYYAVISVLFLIRGTYTAYVNQHNPEHTGTKDQQLSVEVISSEHF from the exons ATGGGCAGGTGGGCCAAGTTGAAGTCCTCCGGCTGGACTTATCCTACCGCAGTTCTGTCACTCTATGGGTTTTTTGCCAACTGCAGAGTAGCAGAGCCCTTCCTCACACCATACCTAATTGGACCACACAAGAACATCTCTGAAGAAGTG GTGACCAACTATCTGTTCCCTATCTGGACGTACTCCTACCTCGCCTTCCTTTTCCCAGTCTTCCTCCTGACTGACTTCCTGAGATACAAGCCCGTCATTGTCATACAGGGGCTCTTCCTGGTCACCAACTACATCCTGCTTTGCTTTGTGCCGGGTCTGCCTGCTATGGTCTTCCTTCAG GTCAACTATGCTGTCGTGACCTCCACAGAGGTGGCCTACTTCTCCTACATTTACAGCATGATTCCAGTTGAGCATTACCAAAGAGCCACTGGTTACCTGCGCAGTGCCATGCTGGCTGGATATACACTTGGTGCCAGCCTGGGCCAAGTGCTGATCTCCCTGGCAG GAGTGGACTACTTCTACATCAATACTATCACTCTGGGGATTGTAAGCATGGCTTTTCTCGTCTCCTTCTGGTTGCCCATGCCCCAGAGGAGTCTGTTCTTCAAAGGGAAAGAGGCTGCAGCTGTGGGCTCGCAGTCCCAGCAGGAGGGGGCTCTGGGAGCAGACGGCATTGAGGAACCGGTGAGGGATAAGGATGAGGTTGGCTCAGTGAAAGAGAAGATGGAGCATAATGGCAGTGCTGGCTGGTGCAGCAGGAAAAGTGCAGCCAATGCAGGCCGTCTACTTTGGCAAAGCTTCAGGGAGTCATATTCTTCCag GAACTTGATCTACTGGTCCCTATGGTGGGCTCTGGCCACAGCTGGCTACGTGCAGGTTTTCAACTACATCCAGCTTATGTGGGACCATATAGAGCCATCTGCCACTTCATCCATCTATAACGGAGGTGTTGAGGCTGCCTGCTCCCTTGTAG GTGCCGCAGCTGCCTTCTCAGTGGGCTACATCAAGGTGACCTGGGCAGTGTGGGGAGAGCTGGCGTTAGGGTTGTTCTCAGCTGTAGGAACGGGTGCTGTGTTTCTGATGGCGTTCACCAGCAGTATCTGGACATGCTATGCTGGTTATGTGATCTTCAAGTCCTGCTACATGCTTCTGATCACCATCACAAC ATTTCAGATCGCATCCAACCTCTCCATGGAGTGCTATGCCTTGACATTCGGCATCAACACTTTTGTAGCCCTTTCACTGCAGACCATTATAACGGGCATAGTTGTTGATGAAGCCGCACTGGGACTAGACATTGTGACACAG TTCATCATCTACGGCAGCTACTACGCTGTCATCTCAGTGCTCTTTCTGATTAGAGGGACCTACACCGCGTATGTGAATCAACACAATCCTGAGCACACGGGAACCAAAGATCAGCAGTTGAGTGTGGAGGTGATCTCTTCCGAGCATTTCTGA
- the slc19a3a gene encoding thiamine transporter 2 has product MEAVRRWRADWKYPTTLLCIYGFFSTVKPLEPFLIPYLTGPDKNLTAEQVVNQILPVWTYSYLAMLVPVFLLTDWLRYKPVMVFQCVTLFVTTGMILWLKSVPAMQAMEFFYGVVTASEVAYFSYIYSMVDLKRYRKVTSYCRSVQLLGYTVGSVLGQLLVSFDLMSYNYILVLTLVFTAIALLTSCLLPMPQQSMFFHRKHTGENMVTEGTKRDADGTGDATEHTSGAKASLEEIKDEKVEKGETENEAGVGMDEKAAKGEDPVESVDTQSCGQVLLRLWRDFKQCYSSRQLLYWSVWWAMASCGYYQTVNYVQMLWEHVQPSQDFSIYNGGVEAVSYLLSAATAYGIGFTEVRWDLWGELALGGFSGLGASALFLITFIGNIWVCYAGYIIFKCLYMLLITIAMYQIAADLSMERYALVFGANNFGALALQTILTSVVVDSRGLGLSIIPQFIIYASYHLLITVVFSLRGLFTIWREKQRRNKESDAPVKNEPPDSEEQRF; this is encoded by the exons ATGGAGGCagtgaggaggtggagggcagACTGGAAGTATCCCACTACTCTGCTGTGCATTTATGGATTCTTTAGCACAGTCAAACCCCTGGAGCCTTTCCTCATCCCATACTTGACGGGACCGGACAAGAATCTGACGGCAGAACAG GTGGTCAATCAAATTTTACCAGTATGGACTTACTCTTACCTGGCAATGCTGGTGCCAGTGTTCCTGCTGACTGACTGGCTGCGTTACAAGCCTGTGATGGTGTTCCAGTGCGTCACCCTCTTCGTCACCACAGGGATGATACTGTGGCTGAAAAGTGTACCAGCCATGCAGGCCATGGAGTTCTTCTATGGGGTGGTGACGGCCAGTGAGGTGGCCTACTTCTCCTACATTTACAG CATGGTGGATCTGAAGAGGTACCGGAAGGTCACGTCTTACTGCCGCAGTGTCCAGCTCCTTGGATACACAGTGGGCTCTGTGCTGGGCCAGCTGCTCGTCAGCTTTGACCTCATGTCCTACAACTACATCCTGGTGCTTACTCTAGTTTTCACCGCCATTGCTCTCCTCACTTCCTGCCTGCTGCCAATGCCACAGCAGAGCATGTTCTTTCACCGTAAACATACTGGAGAGAATATGGTGACAGAGGGAACAAAGAGGGATGCAGATGGGACAGGGGATGCAACAGAACACACAAGCGGAGCAAAGGCATCCCTGGAAGAAATAAAAGATGAGAAAGTGGAGAAAGGAGAAACTGAGAATGAAGCAGGAGTAGGAATGGATGAAAAAGCTgcaaagggcgaggaccctgtGGAGTCTGTCGACACACAGAGCTGCGGCCAAGTCCTACTCCGGCTGTGGAGGGACTTCAAACAGTGTTATTCCTCCAGACAGCTGCTGTATTGGTCAGTGTGGTGGGCGATGGCCTCCTGTGGCTATTACCAGACCGTCAACTACGTGCAG ATGCTGTGGGAGCATGTGCAGCCTTCTCAGGATTTCAGCATCTACAACGGAGGTGTGGAGGCAGTGTCCTACCTGTTGA GTGCAGCAACAGCCTATGGTATAGGCTTCACCGAGGTGAGATGGGATCTGTGGGGAGAGCTGGCCCTGGGTGGTTTCTCCGGACTCGGGGCATCAGCACTATTCCTCATAACCTTCATCGGCAACATCTGGGTCTGCTACGCTGGTTACATCATTTTCAAGTGCCTGTACATGCTGCTGATAACGATAGCAAT GTACCAGATTGCAGCTGACCTGTCAATGGAAAGATACGCTCTTGTCTTTGGAGCAAACAACTTTGGAGCGCTGGCTCTCCAGACGATCCTCACTTCTGTTGTGGTTGACAGCAGAGGGCTGGGCCTGAGCATCATCCCTCAG ttcaTCATCTATGCCAGCTACCACCTGCTCATCACTGTGGTTTTTTCTCTTCGGGGACTGTTTACCATTtggagagagaagcagaggcGCAACAAAGAGTCCGACGCTCCGGTCAAAAATGAACCTCCAGACTCAGAAGAGCAGAGATTCTGA